The nucleotide sequence tgtgtttaaaCTTCTGAGGAGCTGCTAGATTGTTTTCTGAAGTAACCGTATCATCTTTCATTCCTACCAGGTGAATGAATGAGAGTTcttatttctccatatccttgccagaatttgttattattaatttttttgattGTAGTCATTTTCCTGGGTGAGAGGAGATACTACcttttgattttgatttgcatttccctggtacgtaataatgttgagcatcttttcaagtgctcaTTGGCGAActgcatattttctttggagaaatatctgtttatgcCCTTTGCTCATTTTAACATTTGGTTTCTGTCTCTATTAAACTGTAAGGAGTCTTTGCATATTCTAGATATAAGTACCTAattagatatatgatttacaaacattttcttcattttgtaagGAACCATTTCACTCTTCCCCTCCTTTACATATTGTTTGCTTTTGAAAAGCTGATGATCAATAAAGATGTTTGCTTAGTTATGACTCTGACAATAACTAAGTCAACTTTGTACTCCATAGCCAGGTTATacgagttttatattttctgtagtTATACTGGAATGACCTAACTGATAAATTGAGAAAAGAAGTACTTGGaacatttttaattctttgatttcacattaaaaaagagCAATGCTTCATTTACCTTAAAAACTGCATGAATGACTCAGTTATTTATTTACCAAAGTAGCAGAAGGGTATATTTGTAAAGCAATTTGAAGTGAGCTGTCTCGGGTATCAACTTTCGGGTGATAGCTTTTTTTTGCTGGTTGAAATATTTATTACTGTGTTATATCAGGGTGGGGTTCTTAACTGGGGCCAGTTTTGCTCACCAGGCGACATTTGGAAATGTCTGGAGATACTTGGGTTGTTCTACTGGAGAAGTATCTAGCGTCTACctagcttcactggtggctcagacggtaaagaatccacctgcaatgcaggagacctgggttgggaggatcccctggagaaggaaatggcaacccactccagtattcttgcctggagcatcccatggacagaggagcctagctggctacagtccatggggtcccaaagagtcagacacgactgagcgactaaacacagcacagcaactAATACATAAGGTTTTGTCTTCCTTTATCTCGTTTGTTAGATCTTGAATAAACTTAAAAACATTGCCTAACATGTAAACACATATTCCATAGCATTTGCTAACCTTTTATAAGTGAGAATTGCAAATACATCTTGATGATAACTtgaaacttgttttattttttaattgttcccTTATAGAACGTTTCTCCATCCCAGAGAGATGAAGTGATTCAGTGGTTGGCCAAACTCAAGTACCAATTCAACCTTTACCCAGAAACATTTGCTCTGGCTAGCAGTCTTTTGGACAGGTTCTTAGCTACTGTAAAGGTAAATATTCTAGAATATACTTACATACAACTTCTGTTTTAATGGTTTATATGCTGCACCAGGGGCAAATAGTAGAACATTCTTCAAGGTGGAAAGGAGTGGAAAATTTTCTTAAAGATAACATATATATCTGTAACAAGACATGTCTTCTCTTATTGCTTTAAGTCTTCAGAAATGTTTCTGGTTATGTTCTGTAATTCTCTTTTGGCTGTAAGTATTCGTAGCTTACACTTAACCAGTGAAATTTTTGATCTCTTTCTTTTAATGCAAACCATATAGCATTGGTAGAGAGTTTAGTCATCTTTTTTAACACATTGAATACTAGTTGTGAATAGTGAATCAGACTAGAAAAGTATAATAAGCCTATTGTATACTTTTCTGTCACTacttatttattgaatatcttttttgtagttttctgaaCAGCATATAAGTACTTAGCAGCATACATTTGGAGTATAACAAGATGAAAACTGAACTGTTTTACATAACTTTGGTGTATTTTTGTTCAGTGGCAGCATTACAGATAAGTTTTATGTTATCCCTATTGGTATACTATATCATTGGTTATGTGATGTGAAATTGGTCATGGTAGGCCCTTAGCAGATTTAAAGCAGAAAGTCAGCATTTATTCAATAGCAAGAcatgaaacaagaaaagcaaTTCAGTTATTGTTTGTATCCCTAGGAATATATATGTTGCAGGAACTCTGTGTTCAGTGCTGAGGGTACTGTGTTTTTTTGTTATTTGGTATAACAGATAGAAGCCAAAGAATTATGGAGTGGGAGAATTTGGTTGGCCACTCAGTTACCTTTTTATGTTTCAAACTTCTGTTTTTGAGAGACTTAAATTGTGATGATCCTAATCGCCTGAAGTCTGGGTTAACTCTGAGATGCCAACAGTTATTTCAGCATCCagtcctcctcccttctccctgttCCCCTACTCTAGCTAAGTTCCCTTTCACAGAGAAAGATACCTTGGGTCCTGATGTTACTAGCATCAGATGCTTACTTAGAGATGGCTAATCTGTATTGAAACAATTCATCTAAAATGTATTCATAGTTTAAAGGTGCTTAAAGCAGACAGTAAAAGGATTGCAACAAGAATGGAGCCCCAAGTCCAGCTGTGCAGAAAAAGGTCCTATGAACTTCTTTAAAAGCACAGACCTTGGGCCCTGTCCCAGACCTACTAAATCTGAATCTCTAGTAGGTGAAACCTGGgtatctttatttaaataaagaaactaCATAGATGATTCTGATGTACATCTGGGATTGAAAATTACTGTttgtttaaccaaaaaaaaacccacatatttGCTGTTGGGATTCTTTGTAGTACTGAATTTATTATTGGTGCCCTTGATTTGGGGGTTTCATTGCCTTCCCAAAGTTGCTAACTGTTGGACTGTCTGTAATGAACTCTGATTTCCTCAAGGATTTGGGGTTGATATGTTGTTACACATGGAGAAATAAGAGAACCTGAAAAACTGTCAGAGCCACAAGATGTGACTTCACTTTCTGGATCACTTGTTGGTATCTCTGTTAACCTCTgagactgtttcctcatctgtaaagaaaGATAAAACATTTATGGCAATGCTTTCTAAACCATAATATTctgattaatattaataattactttaaaatattgatagAATTGAACTGGCTTTTATTTctcatatgggcttccttggtggttcaaacgataaagaatctgcctgcaatgcaggagacctgagttctatcccgggttgggaagatcccatagagaagggaatggcaacccactctagtagtattcctccctggagaattccatggacagaggatcctggtggactacagttcatggggtgcaaagagtcggacataactgagcaagtaacactttatTCTTATACAGGAAGAGGAATGGAAGATTCCTAGGCTGTGTGCCACTTATACTGAGGCATTGGTTGTTGGCTGGcctattattaaataattaatcaAGGCTAAACTATCATGATTATTCATTTGGCCACACCATAcagctgtgggatcttagtaccccaaccagggattgaacccaggacacagcagtgaaGGCACCAAATCCTGATCaccggacctccagggaaatccctgtccTGATTATTTAAAACTGGATTGGCAAACTCTTACTCTACCAGTAGGGTAGAAagtttttatagataaggaaaacaGGCAAACTTGAGCCCTCCTAAGGGTGTCAAATCCAAGAAAGATTTTTCCCCACCTTGATTGATTCTGTATATATTTAGGAGCCTTTCATTCTTATCATGGAAtttgaatatataatttttttggtgaacatttaattagaaaatttaatttgctagcatgttgTCACTTTGTaaagtatgtaaaatatattcataGTCTTCATTTAATATTCCTTTCTTAATTCTTAATTCGTATGTTAATCTTAACTGATATGACAGATAAAGAGAATAAAACCagctttaaaaatacacaaatatattctTAATTGGGAGaattttataagtaaaaaaaaagtcttctaagATCAAGCTCACCTCTGATGGATAGAAATTAGCTTTGGCTAACCAGCATTGGTTGAACTTACAAAGGAATGATCTTAGTATTTCCGTAGAGTATGTAATATGGCTGGGGTTATAAGTTATCTCTGATCCTAGAAAGCAGTGAATGAGACCCAGATTAATTTGAATTCCACAGGGTTGTGTGCATACTTgcctcatctgcatatctagtttcaaaaaataaactcttAACTTTTTGACAAATCACTGAAGTTGCTTTTTGTCTTTTCCCCGTTTTAGGCCCACCCAAAATACCTGAGTTGTATTGCAATCAGCTGTTTTTTCCTGGCTGCCAAGACTGTTGAGGAAGACGAGGTAACTATTTTCAAGATTATTCGTGTCTCTTTGTTGAAAGTTTTATCTGTTTATTAGCTGTTTATTAGCTTGTTTTCTGTTTACCAAAACAAAACCTGagaaaatgagtttatttttttctgtcctgccctccctgcctccttcccttttgCTTTGTATAGAGAATCCCAGTACTGAAGGTGTTGGCAAGAGACAGTTTCTGTGGCTGTTCTTCATCTGAAATTCTGCGGATGGAGAGAATTATTCTGGATAAGTTGAATTGGGATCTTCACACTGCCACACCATTGGATTTTCTTCACATTGTAAATTCACCTGAAGTCTTTCCGTTTCCTACTTGAGTATATAGTCCTATTTTAGTAACTGGAACAGTAGATTGCTCACTCtcttggtgggggcggggagctgcactgagtctttgtggCTGCCCCGGCTTTTCTTTAGTTTCGGGGAGCAGGGGCTGtggagcacgtgggctcagtcgttgcagctcccgggctgcagagcaccggctcagtagttctggcgcacgggcttaggtgctccacagcatatggggccttcccagatcagagatcaaacccacgtctcctgcactggcagggagattctttacccctgagccagctgggaagtccttttttgttgttgttgttctgatttttaggaaaaggaaaattactGCAATTAGCcaagaaaaaattagaaattaagatATATATCAAATCACTGAAGCTAAAATTGCAAACTTAGAAATTGAGTAATACCTGAGGAGGTTACATCAACTTCTGTACATAGCTTATCTAGACATTTAAGTAACTAGAAAGATGTTCTTGtgattgtaattttaattttttatttttttttagttccatGCCATTGCAGTGTCAACTAGGCCTCAGTTACTTTTTAGTTTGCCCAGTCTCAGCCCATCTCAACATTTGGCATTCCTTACCAAGCAGTTACTTCACTGTATGGCCTGCAGCCAACTTCTGCAGTTCAAAGGATCCATGCTTGCCCTGGCGATGGTTAGTCTGGAAGTGGAGAAGCTCATTCCTGATTGGCTTCCTCTTACAATTGAGCTGCTTCAGAAAGCACAGGTAGGTGTCAGTCTAATCAAACGACATTCATCTTTCTCTTACTGGGAAAACAGGGCTAGCAGATAGTTACAAAACTAAGAGATATTTTAATCTTGTAATGGCAGCTCATTTTTAAGAGCAACAAAGTATTATTACACCCTTTATAAATGTATGGGTtagatgtctttttttcttttttaaagcctaGACAGtattttcttgattcttttcaCCCCTCACTCtaggtggtggttgttgtttagtcactaagttgtgtccagcttctttgcaaccccatggattgcagcaccaggctttcctgtccttcactatctcctggagtttgctcaaaattcatgtccactgagtaggtgatgctgtctaaccatctaaCCTTCTAGGTTGCTGAAAATCTTAATCTTAAAAGGTTACTAAGATTCTTGCTAATATATTTTCCATTGGTTTTGTATGAAGAACCTTCCTACCTATTAGGTTCCATTATAGTACTTCTGTAGTTTActcgttttttaaaaaagataaggcAAAAACATAAACTGCAAGAAGTTGCTTTTTAGACAAGCAGATAATTTATTGTTGGCTAGAGAAGGAAGTATTTGGCAAATAGAAAGTATATTCCTGAAGTTCTAGGACTTTCTGAAGTAGTTGCCTAAGGTTGGTGAGTAGCTTTATCTGCAAATTGATATAAAATGTTTGAGCTTAGTTAAAATTTTATCAACTATctatataaaaactaaaaatttagcATTACCATTCAAATGAAAATTTGAAACTCAAATGAAAAGTTAGTAATGGTTACTCTGTTAGCAACTATTGGAGAGGATCCTTACTGGTTCTGTTCATGTCACTAAATGGAACCTACGAGTTTAGATCTGCTGCAAACCATACCCCTTAGCCAACTGAGTCCATAATAAGACTTATGAGCATAGTTTCCCTTTTATATGTCCCAGTTTATTCTCATTTGGCAATACTTAttgatttattaaattttatttagagaAGAGACTGCTAAATTCTGAGCTTAAAAACATTATGTAATATAAAACCAACTTCAGCAAACAGCTGCAATCTTTGAGCTGATAAAACTTATTAAAGaattctataaaagaaaaatgagaataatatttgAATTTGGTATTTTGTAAGACAGTTATAGTTGATAGATACAAGCCATAAAAGCTAACAGACAGAAAAAAAGTTAGCAgacatagaaaatatatttcagggCAGCCTCTCAGCTCTAAGAATTTCATGCTTTCGTTTGTGAGCAGagaagggctgtcttttcataaaaagaatgatGATGGTGGTCAGAGCAATATATCAACTAtgtgttttattctgttttagcATAGCTCAGCTTGTTCTCCTTCCCTGGACACATGATGCTAGTGTAATACAGGCTATTTCTCCTTACAAAGAGATACCTTCTTTTATTTGCATATGTTAGATTGAAATAATTGAGAAATGTTTTTTCTATtgaaataatgctacagtgaaaaTAAACCCTGGGAGAGAGTTGCTATTTAGTGAGAATTTTTAGAAACTAACATCAAAAACTACCACTTAAGTGAATAGTGTGATACAGAGCACTTACTCTGCCTCCCTTGAGTGTTGGGAAAGGAAGTTGAATGTTAATCATTTACATTAGACTGTGGAAGTGGGGAAGGGACATTAAGAGAAACTCCTACATTTTCCATGTTTACTGGAATGAAGGACTTATCTCTAAATCCCTCCATGACTCTGTCTCTGTGCTGTTTCCAAGTTAGTGCAGAGAAGATTTGCTATATGAAGAGTTACTAGCACTGAGAAAGGACAAGCTTTGAACTGTAAATAATAAGAATATTGTAAATAGCACATATATTCTGTAGCTTTGATGGCTTGTTCTCTATTGAAgaacagtagagaatctgcttaTTTATTATAAGCTTTCTGGTGCTGAAAGAAAGTGTTCACCAAACTATTCTCCCCAAGTATTATTATAAGCTTGGAATTTGAAGGA is from Dama dama isolate Ldn47 chromosome 6, ASM3311817v1, whole genome shotgun sequence and encodes:
- the CCNI gene encoding cyclin-I, coding for MKFPGPLENQRLSFLLEKAISREAQMWKVNVPKIPTNQNVSPSQRDEVIQWLAKLKYQFNLYPETFALASSLLDRFLATVKAHPKYLSCIAISCFFLAAKTVEEDERIPVLKVLARDSFCGCSSSEILRMERIILDKLNWDLHTATPLDFLHIFHAIAVSTRPQLLFSLPSLSPSQHLAFLTKQLLHCMACSQLLQFKGSMLALAMVSLEVEKLIPDWLPLTIELLQKAQMDSSQLIHCRELVAHHLSTLQSSLPLNSVYVYRPLKHTLVTCDRGVFRLHPSSVPGPDFSKDNSKPEVPVRGPAAFCHHLPAANGCKYASAKRKVEEMEVDDFYDGIKRLYNEENASESVGSVCGTDLSRQEGQASPCPPLQPVSVM